From Falco cherrug isolate bFalChe1 chromosome 4, bFalChe1.pri, whole genome shotgun sequence, one genomic window encodes:
- the SHMT1 gene encoding serine hydroxymethyltransferase, cytosolic isoform X2 yields MLGARTPARCAAGLGSGCGAVRCGDLGPTRRMANSTLGDRGLPSAELWCSHNRMVLEPLDTNDPEVHSIIKKEKQRQKMGLELIASENFASRAVLEALGSCLNNKYSEGYPGQRYYGGTEFVDELERLCQKRALQAYRLDPQKWGVNVQPYSGSPANFAVYTALVEPHGRIMGLDLPDGGHLTHGFMTDKKKISATSVFFESMPYKVNPKTGYIDYDQLEENARLFHPKLIIAGVSCYSRNLDYARMRKIADANGAYLMADMAHISGLVAAGVVPSPFDHCDIVSTTTHKTLRGCRAGMIFYRKGTRSVDPKTGKETLYNLESLINQAVFPGLQGGPHNHAIAGIAVALRQAMTPEFKAYQQQVVANCKTLSATLMELGYDIVTGGSDNHLILLDLRSRGTDGGRAERVLEICSIACNKNTCPGDVSALRPSGLRFGTPALTSRGFRQDDFRMVAQYIHRGIELTLRVQKDMSPKATLKEFKEKLEEEKYRRELKSLKEEVEAFAATFPLPGLPVL; encoded by the exons ATGCTAGGCGCGCGGACTCCCGCGCGGTGTGCAGCGGGACTGGGATCCgggtgcggtgcggtgcggtgcg GTGATCTTGGACCCACCAGAAGGATGGCAAACTCAACATTGGGTGACAGGGGCCTCCCCAGTGCAGAACTCTGGTGCTCCCATAACAGGATGGTACTGGAGCCACTTGACACCAATGACCCAGAG GTGCACAGCATCATCAAGAAGGAGAAGCAGCGGCAGAAGATGGGGTTGGAGTTAATCGCGTCAGAGAACTTTGCAAGCCGAGCAGTCCTGGAGGCCCTGGGGTCCTGCCTGAACAACAAATACTCCGAGGGTTACCCAGGACAGAG GTACTACGGTGGGACAGAGTTTGTAGATGAGCTGGAAAGGCTGTGCCAGAAGCGAGCCCTGCAGGCGTACCGGCTTGACCCCCAGAAGTGGGGCGTCAATGTCCAGCCTTACTCAG GGTCACCCGCAAACTTTGCGGTGTACACGGCCCTGGTGGAACCCCACGGCAGGATCATGGGGCTGGACCTGCCCGATGGGGGCCACCTCACCCACGGGTTCATGACAGACAAGAAGAAGATCTCTGCCACCTCTGTCTTCTTTGAGTCCATGCCCTACAAG gTCAACCCCAAGACTGGTTACATTGACTATGACCAGCTGGAGGAGAATGCCCGCCTCTTCCACCCCAAGCTGATCATAGCAG GTGTCAGCTGCTACTCACGCAACCTGGACTATGCCCGCATGCGGAAGATTGCCGACGCCAATGGTGCATATCTCATGGCTGACATGGCCCACATCAGTGGGCTGGTGGCCGCCGGCGTGGTGCCCTCCCCCTTCGACCACTGTGACATTGTctccaccaccacacacaaGACCTTgcggggctgcagagctggcatgaTCTTCTACCGCAAAG GCACCCGCAGCGTGGACCCCAAGACAGGCAAAGAAACGCTCTACAACCTGGAGAGCCTCATCAACCAGGCAGtcttccctgggctgcagggaggccCGCACAACCATGCCATCGCAG GGATTGCTGTGGCGCTGCGGCAGGCCATGACGCCCGAGTTCAAGGCTTACCAGCAACAGGTGGTCGCCAACTGCAAGACACTCTCGGCAACACTGATGGAGCTAGGCTATGACATCGTCACGG GGGGCTCCGACAACCACCTGATTCTCTTGGACCTGCGCAGCAGAGGCACAGATGGAGGCCGGGCTGAGCGGGTGCTGGAGATCTGCTCCATCGCCTGCAACAAAAACACGTGCCCTG GTGATGTCAGCGCCCTGCGCCCCAGTGGCTTACGGTTTGGGACACCGGCTCTCACCTCCCGCGGTTTCCGACAGGATGATTTCCGCATGGTGGCTCAGTACATCCACAGAG GGATCGAGCTGACGCTGCGCGTGCAGAAGGACATGAGCCCCAAGGCCACACTGAAGGAATTCAAGGAGAAACTGGAGGAGGAGAAATACCGGAGGGAGCTGAAGTCACTGAAGGAAGAGGTTGAGGCCTTTGCAGCGACCTTCCCACTCCCGGGGCTGCCTGTCCTGTAA
- the LOC102046123 gene encoding chemerin-like receptor 1, giving the protein MRPPTAGRAAKEHGAADSGLQAMDSVSSSPSPFSASSPTTQFENATAEDYYSGLQKSMHILSMVVYSIACLLGVTGNGLVIWIAGFKMKKTVNSVWFLNLAIADFIFTFFLPLSITYTALGFHWPFGKLLCKLNSTIAFLNMFASVFLLMVISMDRCVSVTFPVWSHNRRSPELAARIALGTWVLALLLSSPYLVFRDTVVSSRNVTSCYNNFALSDDYTSEATRRLWRMRHKVMIVTRFLFGFLIPFMVILICYSIVAVKLKKRQLASSAKPYRIIIAVTVSFFLCYFPYHVFSLLEISKNSSSHEMKMALYIGIPLVSSLAFFNSCINPILYVFVGPDFKEKFRQSILSTFEGAFSEESVLGSLTSRRKSRSASEAEVPRV; this is encoded by the exons ATGAGACCACCTACTGCGGGCAGAGCAGCAAAGGAGCACGGTGCCGCG GACTCTGGCTTGCAAGCGATGGACAGTGTCTCTTCTTCCCCTTCACccttctctgccagctcccccaCCACACAGTTTGAGAATGCTACTGCCGAGGACTACTACTCTGGCCTCCAGAAGAGCATGCACATCCTCTCCATGGTGGTGTACAGCATTGCCTGTTTGCTGGGGGTGACAGGGAACGGCCTCGTCATCTGGATTGCAGGCTTTAAGATGAAGAAGACAGTGAACTCTGTCTGGTTCCTCAACCTGGCCATTGCTGACTTCATCTTCACCTTTTTCCTGCCCCTCAGCATCACCTACACCGCCCTGGGCTTCCACTGGCCGTTTGGGAAGCTCCTGTGCAAGCTGAACAGCACCATCGCTTTCCTCAACATGTTTGCCAGTGTCTTCCTTCTGATGGTCATCAGCATGGACCGCTGTGTTTCTGTGACCTTTCCCGTCTGGTCTCACAACCGCAGGAGTCCAGAGCTGGCAGCCAGGATCGCGCTGGGGACATGGGTCCTGGCTCTCCTTCTCAGTTCCCCATACCTTGTTTTTCGGGACACTGTGGTCAGTTCCAGGAACGTCACCAGCTGCTATAATAATTTTGCACTGTCGGATGACTACACATCCGAGGCAACACGGAGGCTGTGGAGGATGCGGCATAAAGTGATGATTGTAACACGATTCTTATTTGGGTTCCTCATCCCTTTCATGGTGATTCTCATCTGCTACAGCATTGTGGCTGTCAAGCTGAAAAAGAGGCAGTTAGCCAGCTCTGCGAAGCCATACAGAATTATCATTGCTGTCACAGtctcatttttcctctgttatttCCCCTATCATGTCTTCTCCTTGTTGGAAATATCCAAAAACTCTTCCAGTCATGAGATGAAAATGGCCCTTTACATAGGGATCCCCTTGGTTTCCAGCCTTGCTTTCTTCAACAGCTGCATCAACCCCATCCTGTACGTATTTGTGGGGCCGGATTTCAAGGAGAAGTTTCGCCAGTCCATCCTGTCGACCTTTGAAGGGGCCTTCAGCGAGGAGTCggtcctgggcagcctgacCAGCAGGCGAAAGTCCAGGTCTGCTTCGGAAGCGGAGGTCCCGAGGGTCTGA
- the SHMT1 gene encoding serine hydroxymethyltransferase, cytosolic isoform X4 — protein MANSTLGDRGLPSAELWCSHNRMVLEPLDTNDPEVHSIIKKEKQRQKMGLELIASENFASRAVLEALGSCLNNKYSEGYPGQRYYGGTEFVDELERLCQKRALQAYRLDPQKWGVNVQPYSGSPANFAVYTALVEPHGRIMGLDLPDGGHLTHGFMTDKKKISATSVFFESMPYKVNPKTGYIDYDQLEENARLFHPKLIIAGVSCYSRNLDYARMRKIADANGAYLMADMAHISGLVAAGVVPSPFDHCDIVSTTTHKTLRGCRAGMIFYRKGTRSVDPKTGKETLYNLESLINQAVFPGLQGGPHNHAIAGIAVALRQAMTPEFKAYQQQVVANCKTLSATLMELGYDIVTGGSDNHLILLDLRSRGTDGGRAERVLEICSIACNKNTCPGDVSALRPSGLRFGTPALTSRGFRQDDFRMVAQYIHRGIELTLRVQKDMSPKATLKEFKEKLEEEKYRRELKSLKEEVEAFAATFPLPGLPVL, from the exons ATGGCAAACTCAACATTGGGTGACAGGGGCCTCCCCAGTGCAGAACTCTGGTGCTCCCATAACAGGATGGTACTGGAGCCACTTGACACCAATGACCCAGAG GTGCACAGCATCATCAAGAAGGAGAAGCAGCGGCAGAAGATGGGGTTGGAGTTAATCGCGTCAGAGAACTTTGCAAGCCGAGCAGTCCTGGAGGCCCTGGGGTCCTGCCTGAACAACAAATACTCCGAGGGTTACCCAGGACAGAG GTACTACGGTGGGACAGAGTTTGTAGATGAGCTGGAAAGGCTGTGCCAGAAGCGAGCCCTGCAGGCGTACCGGCTTGACCCCCAGAAGTGGGGCGTCAATGTCCAGCCTTACTCAG GGTCACCCGCAAACTTTGCGGTGTACACGGCCCTGGTGGAACCCCACGGCAGGATCATGGGGCTGGACCTGCCCGATGGGGGCCACCTCACCCACGGGTTCATGACAGACAAGAAGAAGATCTCTGCCACCTCTGTCTTCTTTGAGTCCATGCCCTACAAG gTCAACCCCAAGACTGGTTACATTGACTATGACCAGCTGGAGGAGAATGCCCGCCTCTTCCACCCCAAGCTGATCATAGCAG GTGTCAGCTGCTACTCACGCAACCTGGACTATGCCCGCATGCGGAAGATTGCCGACGCCAATGGTGCATATCTCATGGCTGACATGGCCCACATCAGTGGGCTGGTGGCCGCCGGCGTGGTGCCCTCCCCCTTCGACCACTGTGACATTGTctccaccaccacacacaaGACCTTgcggggctgcagagctggcatgaTCTTCTACCGCAAAG GCACCCGCAGCGTGGACCCCAAGACAGGCAAAGAAACGCTCTACAACCTGGAGAGCCTCATCAACCAGGCAGtcttccctgggctgcagggaggccCGCACAACCATGCCATCGCAG GGATTGCTGTGGCGCTGCGGCAGGCCATGACGCCCGAGTTCAAGGCTTACCAGCAACAGGTGGTCGCCAACTGCAAGACACTCTCGGCAACACTGATGGAGCTAGGCTATGACATCGTCACGG GGGGCTCCGACAACCACCTGATTCTCTTGGACCTGCGCAGCAGAGGCACAGATGGAGGCCGGGCTGAGCGGGTGCTGGAGATCTGCTCCATCGCCTGCAACAAAAACACGTGCCCTG GTGATGTCAGCGCCCTGCGCCCCAGTGGCTTACGGTTTGGGACACCGGCTCTCACCTCCCGCGGTTTCCGACAGGATGATTTCCGCATGGTGGCTCAGTACATCCACAGAG GGATCGAGCTGACGCTGCGCGTGCAGAAGGACATGAGCCCCAAGGCCACACTGAAGGAATTCAAGGAGAAACTGGAGGAGGAGAAATACCGGAGGGAGCTGAAGTCACTGAAGGAAGAGGTTGAGGCCTTTGCAGCGACCTTCCCACTCCCGGGGCTGCCTGTCCTGTAA
- the SMCR8 gene encoding guanine nucleotide exchange protein SMCR8 yields the protein MISAPDVVAFTREEELEDELYSEPPLPEEYSVPLFPFAGHGANPWAKVASSKFTRDFILISEFSEQVGPQPLLTIPDDAKVSGTFDLNYFSLRIMSVDYQASFVGHPPGSAYPKLNFVEDSKVVLGDSKEGAFAYVHHLTLYDLEARGFVRPFCMAYISADEHKIMQQFQELSAEFSKASECLKTGNRKAFANELEKKLKDLDYTRTVLHNETEIQKKANDKGYYTTQAIEKANELASVEKSIIEHQDLLKQIRSYPYRKLKESDFHPYEPESALDHANVGCNQDLTTSDLAEPGETHLYTHMPSYTPKLIKAKSAKCFDKKLKTLEELCDIYFFTQTLDQLHQIERTFRGDVCYLLTEQISRALLKQQSVTNFLFEDVSFLDEKQYRGCQGLSQDAMDRKCSEESPAPKVVISLGSYKSSVECVPIKMEQEIEDSQEPKMTESVTFEHQENLDYLDADIKGSISSGESIEVLGTEKSAPGLTKSESQASLPVSPSPQAGRSKVGSRRTVSEDSIEVLSTCPSESLIPEDFKASYPSAINEEPYVDDEEGGLHFTPKLNPDNADEQEDISKQENLVQVDSACCIGKESPNFLEPLPDLGQKPCDDDGVVRIPPQPYRQAEQGLRGSFGGFPSHDGISGGLLPYELDPRYLTGSREVSRSSLDECSDSTSYISSAASTCSDRTPSPAHFACQASERHKKKAGQNALRFIRQYPFAHPAIYSLLSGRTLIVLGEEEAIVKKLVTALSIFVPNCGIYAKPVKHWVTSPLHVVDFQKWKLIGLQRMVSPAGVNVLHTLSRYSRYVSILDADSKTLRCPLYKGTLVSRLADHRTQIKRGSTYYMHVQSILTQLCSKAFLFTFCHHLHLPISERESEESIVNRRMNFLKLQLGLANEDIKIVQYLAELLKLQYIQEPSQGVNPMLRFDYVPSFLYKI from the exons ATGATCAGCGCCCCTGACGTGGTGGCCTTCACCAgagaggaggagctggaggatgAGCTGTACAGTGAGCCGCCCCTGCCCGAGGAGTACTCGGTGCCGCTCTTCCCCTTTGCCGGCCACGGCGCCAACCCCTGGGCCAAGGTCGCCAGCTCCAAGTTCACCCGAGACTTCATCCTCATCTCCGAGTTCTCGGAGCAAGTGGGGCCTCAGCCCCTCCTGACCATCCCTGATGACGCCAAAGTGTCGGGCACTTTTGATCtcaattatttttcccttcgAATCATGTCTGTGGATTACCAGGCTTCCTTTGTGGGTCACCCTCCCGGCTCTGCCTACCCGAAGCTGAATTTTGTGGAGGATTCCAAAGTGGTACTGGGGGATTCAAAGGAAGGAGCCTTTGCGTATGTGCACCACTTGACTCTGTATGACCTCGAAGCCAGGGGTTTTGTGAGGCCCTTCTGCATGGCCTATATTTCTGCTGATGAGCACAAAATCATGCAGCAGTTTCAGGAGCTCTCTGCTGAGTTCTCCAAAGCCTCTGAATGCCTAAAGACGGGGAACAGGAAAGCTTTTGCTaatgaactggaaaagaaactgaaagatcTTGACTACACCAGGACTGTCCTGCACAACGAAACTGAGATACAGAAGAAAGCCAATGACAAAGGGTATTACACGACCCAAGCCATCGAGAAGGCCAATGAGCTGGCCAGTGTGGAAAAGTCTATCATTGAGCACCAAGATCTGCTGAAACAAATCAGGTCATATCCCTACAGGAAGCTGAAGGAGTCTGACTTTCACCCCTACGAGCCGGAGAGTGCGCTGGATCACGCCAACGTGGGCTGCAATCAGGACCTGACTACCTCCGACCTTGCTGAGCCTGGCGAAACCCACCTTTACACCCACATGCCATCCTATACCCCCAAGCTCATCAAAGCAAAATCTGCCAAATGCTTTGACAAGAAGCTGAAGACACTGGAAGAACTCTGcgatatttattttttcacccAAACCCTTGACCAGTTGCATCAGATCGAGAGGACTTTCAGAGGGGATGTGTGCTACCTCCTGACAGAGCAGATCAGCAGGGCACTTTTAAAGCAACAAAGCGTAACTAACTTCCTCTTTGAGGATGTATCTTTTCTGGATGAAAAACAGTACAGAGGCTGCCAGGGCCTCAGTCAAGATGCCATGGATAGGAAGTGTTCAGAAGAGTCCCCCGCTCCTAAAGTGGTCATCAGCCTGGGATCCTACAAGTCCAGTGTGGAGTGCGTGCCCATCAAGATGGAGCAGGAAATCGAGGACTCCCAAGAACCAAAAATGACTGAGTCTGTGACATTCGAACACCAGGAGAACCTGGACTATCTCGATGCAGATATTAAAGGCAGCATCAGTAGCGGTGAGAGCATTGAGGTTCTCGGAACGGAGAAGTCTGCACCTGGCTTGACAAAATCGGAGAGCCAGGCCAGCCTGCCTGTCAGCCCCAgtccccaggcaggcaggagcaaggTGGGCAGCCGGCGGACCGTCAGCGAGGACAGCATCGAGGTTCTCAGTACATGTCCCTCAGAGTCACTCATCCCGGAAGATTTCAAAGCGAGCTACCCAAGTGCCATTAATGAGGAACCTTATGTGGATGATGAAGAGGGAGGCCTTCATTTCACCCCCAAACTAAACCCTGACAATGCTGATGAGCAGgaagacatttcaaaacaggaaaacttaGTGCAGGTGGATTCTGCCTGTTGTATCGGGAAGGAGAGTCCCAACTTCCTTGAGCCTTTGCCTGACCTGGGACAGAAGCCCTGCGATGACGACGGGGTGGTCAGGATCCCCCCACAGCCATACCGGCAGGCTGAGCAGGGGCTGCGCGGGAGCTTTGGGGGCTTCCCCTCCCACGATGGCATCTCCGGGGGGCTTCTTCCCTACGAGCTTGACCCTCGCTACCTGACGGGCAGCAGGGAGGTCAGTAGGAGCAGCTTGGACGAGTGCTCGGACTCCACAAGCTATATCAGCAGCGCCGCCTCCACGTGCTCCGACAGGACCCCTTCTCCTGCTCACTTTGCCTGCCAGGCGagtgaaaggcacaaaaaaaaggCTGGCCAGAACGCACTGCGGTTCATCAGGCAGTACCCCTTCGCTCACCCCGCCATCTACTCCCTGCTCAGTGGGAGGACCCTGATCgtgctgggggaagaggaagcgATAGTCAAGAAGCTTGTGACGGCGCTCTCGATTTTTGTGCCGAACTGCGGCATTTACGCCAAGCCTGTGAAGCACTGGGTCACTTCCCCTCTGCACGTTGTGGATTTCCAGAAGTGGAAGCTGATCGGACTCCAGAG GATGGTGTCGCCTGCTGGGGTGAATGTGCTGCACACCCTGAGCCGATACAGCCGGTATGTCAGCATTCTGGACGCTGACAGTAAGACTCTCCGCTGCCCGCTTTACAAAGGTACCTTGGTGTCCCGGCTGGCAGACCACCGCACACAGATCAAACGAGGAAGCACCTACTATATGCACGTCCAAAGTATTCTCACCCAGCTGTGTTCAAAAGCCTTCCTCTTCACCTTCTGCCATCATTTGCACCTTCCCATTAGCGAAAGGGAATCGGAAGAATCCATTGTGAATCGCAGGATGAACTTCCTGAAGCTTCAGCTGGGCCTTGCCAATGAAGATATCAAAATTGTACAGTATTTAGCTGAGCTGCTGAAGCTGCAGTACATTCAGGAACCCAGCCAGGGGGTGAACCCTATGCTCAGATTTGACTATGTTCCCAGCTTTTTGTACAAAATCTAG
- the SHMT1 gene encoding serine hydroxymethyltransferase, cytosolic isoform X1 — MLGARTPARCAAGLGSGCGAVRCGAVRCGDLGPTRRMANSTLGDRGLPSAELWCSHNRMVLEPLDTNDPEVHSIIKKEKQRQKMGLELIASENFASRAVLEALGSCLNNKYSEGYPGQRYYGGTEFVDELERLCQKRALQAYRLDPQKWGVNVQPYSGSPANFAVYTALVEPHGRIMGLDLPDGGHLTHGFMTDKKKISATSVFFESMPYKVNPKTGYIDYDQLEENARLFHPKLIIAGVSCYSRNLDYARMRKIADANGAYLMADMAHISGLVAAGVVPSPFDHCDIVSTTTHKTLRGCRAGMIFYRKGTRSVDPKTGKETLYNLESLINQAVFPGLQGGPHNHAIAGIAVALRQAMTPEFKAYQQQVVANCKTLSATLMELGYDIVTGGSDNHLILLDLRSRGTDGGRAERVLEICSIACNKNTCPGDVSALRPSGLRFGTPALTSRGFRQDDFRMVAQYIHRGIELTLRVQKDMSPKATLKEFKEKLEEEKYRRELKSLKEEVEAFAATFPLPGLPVL, encoded by the exons ATGCTAGGCGCGCGGACTCCCGCGCGGTGTGCAGCGGGACTGGGATCCgggtgcggtgcggtgcggtgcggtgcggtgcggtgcg GTGATCTTGGACCCACCAGAAGGATGGCAAACTCAACATTGGGTGACAGGGGCCTCCCCAGTGCAGAACTCTGGTGCTCCCATAACAGGATGGTACTGGAGCCACTTGACACCAATGACCCAGAG GTGCACAGCATCATCAAGAAGGAGAAGCAGCGGCAGAAGATGGGGTTGGAGTTAATCGCGTCAGAGAACTTTGCAAGCCGAGCAGTCCTGGAGGCCCTGGGGTCCTGCCTGAACAACAAATACTCCGAGGGTTACCCAGGACAGAG GTACTACGGTGGGACAGAGTTTGTAGATGAGCTGGAAAGGCTGTGCCAGAAGCGAGCCCTGCAGGCGTACCGGCTTGACCCCCAGAAGTGGGGCGTCAATGTCCAGCCTTACTCAG GGTCACCCGCAAACTTTGCGGTGTACACGGCCCTGGTGGAACCCCACGGCAGGATCATGGGGCTGGACCTGCCCGATGGGGGCCACCTCACCCACGGGTTCATGACAGACAAGAAGAAGATCTCTGCCACCTCTGTCTTCTTTGAGTCCATGCCCTACAAG gTCAACCCCAAGACTGGTTACATTGACTATGACCAGCTGGAGGAGAATGCCCGCCTCTTCCACCCCAAGCTGATCATAGCAG GTGTCAGCTGCTACTCACGCAACCTGGACTATGCCCGCATGCGGAAGATTGCCGACGCCAATGGTGCATATCTCATGGCTGACATGGCCCACATCAGTGGGCTGGTGGCCGCCGGCGTGGTGCCCTCCCCCTTCGACCACTGTGACATTGTctccaccaccacacacaaGACCTTgcggggctgcagagctggcatgaTCTTCTACCGCAAAG GCACCCGCAGCGTGGACCCCAAGACAGGCAAAGAAACGCTCTACAACCTGGAGAGCCTCATCAACCAGGCAGtcttccctgggctgcagggaggccCGCACAACCATGCCATCGCAG GGATTGCTGTGGCGCTGCGGCAGGCCATGACGCCCGAGTTCAAGGCTTACCAGCAACAGGTGGTCGCCAACTGCAAGACACTCTCGGCAACACTGATGGAGCTAGGCTATGACATCGTCACGG GGGGCTCCGACAACCACCTGATTCTCTTGGACCTGCGCAGCAGAGGCACAGATGGAGGCCGGGCTGAGCGGGTGCTGGAGATCTGCTCCATCGCCTGCAACAAAAACACGTGCCCTG GTGATGTCAGCGCCCTGCGCCCCAGTGGCTTACGGTTTGGGACACCGGCTCTCACCTCCCGCGGTTTCCGACAGGATGATTTCCGCATGGTGGCTCAGTACATCCACAGAG GGATCGAGCTGACGCTGCGCGTGCAGAAGGACATGAGCCCCAAGGCCACACTGAAGGAATTCAAGGAGAAACTGGAGGAGGAGAAATACCGGAGGGAGCTGAAGTCACTGAAGGAAGAGGTTGAGGCCTTTGCAGCGACCTTCCCACTCCCGGGGCTGCCTGTCCTGTAA
- the SHMT1 gene encoding serine hydroxymethyltransferase, cytosolic isoform X3 gives MLGARTPARCAAGLGSGCGDLGPTRRMANSTLGDRGLPSAELWCSHNRMVLEPLDTNDPEVHSIIKKEKQRQKMGLELIASENFASRAVLEALGSCLNNKYSEGYPGQRYYGGTEFVDELERLCQKRALQAYRLDPQKWGVNVQPYSGSPANFAVYTALVEPHGRIMGLDLPDGGHLTHGFMTDKKKISATSVFFESMPYKVNPKTGYIDYDQLEENARLFHPKLIIAGVSCYSRNLDYARMRKIADANGAYLMADMAHISGLVAAGVVPSPFDHCDIVSTTTHKTLRGCRAGMIFYRKGTRSVDPKTGKETLYNLESLINQAVFPGLQGGPHNHAIAGIAVALRQAMTPEFKAYQQQVVANCKTLSATLMELGYDIVTGGSDNHLILLDLRSRGTDGGRAERVLEICSIACNKNTCPGDVSALRPSGLRFGTPALTSRGFRQDDFRMVAQYIHRGIELTLRVQKDMSPKATLKEFKEKLEEEKYRRELKSLKEEVEAFAATFPLPGLPVL, from the exons ATGCTAGGCGCGCGGACTCCCGCGCGGTGTGCAGCGGGACTGGGATCCgggtgcg GTGATCTTGGACCCACCAGAAGGATGGCAAACTCAACATTGGGTGACAGGGGCCTCCCCAGTGCAGAACTCTGGTGCTCCCATAACAGGATGGTACTGGAGCCACTTGACACCAATGACCCAGAG GTGCACAGCATCATCAAGAAGGAGAAGCAGCGGCAGAAGATGGGGTTGGAGTTAATCGCGTCAGAGAACTTTGCAAGCCGAGCAGTCCTGGAGGCCCTGGGGTCCTGCCTGAACAACAAATACTCCGAGGGTTACCCAGGACAGAG GTACTACGGTGGGACAGAGTTTGTAGATGAGCTGGAAAGGCTGTGCCAGAAGCGAGCCCTGCAGGCGTACCGGCTTGACCCCCAGAAGTGGGGCGTCAATGTCCAGCCTTACTCAG GGTCACCCGCAAACTTTGCGGTGTACACGGCCCTGGTGGAACCCCACGGCAGGATCATGGGGCTGGACCTGCCCGATGGGGGCCACCTCACCCACGGGTTCATGACAGACAAGAAGAAGATCTCTGCCACCTCTGTCTTCTTTGAGTCCATGCCCTACAAG gTCAACCCCAAGACTGGTTACATTGACTATGACCAGCTGGAGGAGAATGCCCGCCTCTTCCACCCCAAGCTGATCATAGCAG GTGTCAGCTGCTACTCACGCAACCTGGACTATGCCCGCATGCGGAAGATTGCCGACGCCAATGGTGCATATCTCATGGCTGACATGGCCCACATCAGTGGGCTGGTGGCCGCCGGCGTGGTGCCCTCCCCCTTCGACCACTGTGACATTGTctccaccaccacacacaaGACCTTgcggggctgcagagctggcatgaTCTTCTACCGCAAAG GCACCCGCAGCGTGGACCCCAAGACAGGCAAAGAAACGCTCTACAACCTGGAGAGCCTCATCAACCAGGCAGtcttccctgggctgcagggaggccCGCACAACCATGCCATCGCAG GGATTGCTGTGGCGCTGCGGCAGGCCATGACGCCCGAGTTCAAGGCTTACCAGCAACAGGTGGTCGCCAACTGCAAGACACTCTCGGCAACACTGATGGAGCTAGGCTATGACATCGTCACGG GGGGCTCCGACAACCACCTGATTCTCTTGGACCTGCGCAGCAGAGGCACAGATGGAGGCCGGGCTGAGCGGGTGCTGGAGATCTGCTCCATCGCCTGCAACAAAAACACGTGCCCTG GTGATGTCAGCGCCCTGCGCCCCAGTGGCTTACGGTTTGGGACACCGGCTCTCACCTCCCGCGGTTTCCGACAGGATGATTTCCGCATGGTGGCTCAGTACATCCACAGAG GGATCGAGCTGACGCTGCGCGTGCAGAAGGACATGAGCCCCAAGGCCACACTGAAGGAATTCAAGGAGAAACTGGAGGAGGAGAAATACCGGAGGGAGCTGAAGTCACTGAAGGAAGAGGTTGAGGCCTTTGCAGCGACCTTCCCACTCCCGGGGCTGCCTGTCCTGTAA